From Paenarthrobacter sp. A20:
TACGTGCCGGACGATCCGTTGTGAATGGTTCATTTTCTTCAGTTGAACTCCCCGGCCAATGGCCGGGGAGGATCGTGTGACGTCGCACGGTTCTGTGCGTCACATCACATCCAAGAGTATGTCAGACTTTTTGACTAACTACCTAAATGTTACGAACGTCACATGTTGCGCTGCTCACACGCTACGCCTCGGCGGTAACCCGCCGACGCTCCTTCAGCAACGCTTCCAGCAACTCCGCCACGTGCACCGGCGCTTCCACCCTGTACTGGGCCTGGGTGAAGTCCAAGCCAACTTTGATGCCCACGTCATCGCCCAGCAGCCGGCCCAAAGCATCCTCGTCGGTGACGTCGTCCCCGGCGAACAGGATGGCCGTAGCGCCGGTGGCCTGGCGCAGGAATTCCACGGCCTCACCCTTGGACGCGTGGACCACTGAGGTTTCCAGCACCCGCTTGCCGGTTTTGAGGTACACGCCAGGGTGCTCGCGCAGCACCCTGGTAGCTGCCTCGACGGCGTCTTCCGCAACGTCGTCGTCGGCCATCCTTGTGTGGAGGACGACGCCGGCGGGTTTGTCTTCGAGCAACGTCCCCGGAGCGATATTCACTATTTCGGCCAGGACCTCGCGGACCGCGGCCAGCTTGGTGCGTTGTTCGTCGTCCAGCTCCAGGCCCAGGGACCCTTCACCAAGCCAGACTTCCGCTCCGTGGCTGCCGATCAGCAGCGTGTTGGCCGGAGGCGACGCGACCAGCCGCAAGCTGTCCAGCGCCCGGCCCGAGATGAGTGCCGTCGTCGTACGCGGAAGTTCGGCGAGGGCCTCCAAGGCCGCTGCTGACCTTGGAAGGGGGCGCGCGTCCTCAGCGCGGTCGACGATGGGGGAGAGCGTGCCGTCGAAATCGAGGGCCACCAGGAGATGCTCCGTGTCGGCGATGTTGCGGATAGCCTCCAACAGTTCCGGCGGGAGGGACAGATTCTCAGCTGTCATCGCGCACTACCTTTTCTTCCAGGGCGGCAAGGAACTCAGCCGACCAGTGATCGACGTCGTGGTCCAGGATTTGCTTGCGCATCAGCTTCATGCGGCGGCGCGCTTCCTTGGCGGGCATGTTGATGGCCCGCAGGACGGTGGACTTGAGTCCGTCGATGTCGTGCGGGTTGATCAGGAGCGCCTGCTTGAGTTGGTCGGCAGCGCCGGCGAATTCGCTCAGGACCAACGCGCCGTCATCCTCGGAACGGGCGGTGACGTATTCCTTGGCCACCAGGTTCATGCCGTCGCGCAGGGCGGTGACCAGCATGACGTCCGCAGCGAGGTACAGCGCCACCATTTCTTCCACCGGGTAACTGTGGTGCAGGTATCGGACAGCCGTGTTCTGGATGGTGTCGTAGGTGCCGTTGATGTGGCCCACGGTGCCTTCGATCTCCTCGCGAAGGAGCCTGTACTGCTCGACGCGTTCGCGGCTGGGGCTTGCCACCTGGATCAGCGTGGCGTCCTCCACCTTGATGTGCCCGTCAGCCAGGAGTTCCTCGAAGGCCTTGAGCCGGTGTCGGATGCCCTTGGTGTAGTCCAGCCGGTCCACGCCAAGGAGGATGGTTTTGGGGTTGCCCAGGTCTTTGCGGATCTGCTTGGCGCGCTCGATGATCTCCGGGTTGGCTGCGAGCTCGCGGATCTGGGCGACATCGATGGAGATGGGGAACGCCTGTGCCCGGGCGATGTGCGTCACCTCGCCGTCGGGACCCTTCACGTGGACCTGCTGCTGTTTGACGCTGGCGCCCAGGAAGCGGCGGGCCGAACGCATGAAGTTGCCGGCGTCGCTGGGCCGCTGGAAGCCCAGGAGGTCCGCGCCGAGCAAACCGTCAATGATTTCCCTGCGCCACGGCAGCTGGGCGAAGATCTCCGGCGGCGGGAAGGGAATGTGGTTGAAGAAGCCGATCTTGAGGTCCGGGCGGGCCTCACGCAGCAGGCGTGGAACCAGCTGGAGTTGGTAGTCCTGCACCCAGACAGTGGCGCCGTCCGCGGCGTGGCGGGCGACGGCGTCGGCAAACTTCCGGTTGACCTTGCGGTAGGAATCCCACCACGTACGGTGGAATTCAGGCGGCGCGATTACGTCATGGTAGAGCGGCCAAATGGTCGCGTTGGAGAAGCCCTCGTAGAACAGCTCGACATCGTCGCTGCTCAGTTGCACCGGGATAAGGTCCATTCCTTCGTGGCTGAAGGGGCGCACCGTCTCATCCGGGGCGCCATGCCAACCCACCCACGCGCCGTCGGACTTCGTCATCATCGGCGCGAGCGCCGTCACCAGGCCGCCGGGCGAACGCCGCCAACCGCTTTCTTCGTTGTCATCGCTGATGCGATCGACGGGCAACCTGTTGGAGACCACCATGAAGTCGAACTTGGTTGCCGTGGGCTTCTTGACGGGAGAAGCCCGGACGCCGTCTTCGGTCTTGAGTTTTTCGCTTGCCAAATCCTGCATTAACGCTCCCTGGGGTTGCTGTGACTCAACTCCCAGCCTACCGGCGGAATCTTCCCTGGCACTTGATCGTTCAACTACCGGGCAGGAAGGTCTGCGGCAGATCTTCAAGTTTGCTCCCGTAAACTGACCCCGTTGCCCTAGCTATGCACTATGACGTCGAGTACCCCGAGGAACTGATGAGCCCCGCAAACGAACCACGCCTGTCCAAGGCCGAACGCACCGCCCAGGCACGGGAAAGAGCGCGCGAAATCCGCGAAGCCCAGCTGAAAAAGGACAAGCGCAGCAAGCTTCTGGTTGGCTGGGGCATTGTGGTTGCCGTTGTCGTCATCATCGCGGTGGTGGCGTTCGTGGTCATCGGCCAGGCGCAGAACAACGCACCCATCGCCGACCAAGGCCCGACGCCGGCCAACGGCAACGTGCACGGTGGCGTCACACTGTTGGCCAACAGTGAAGTTGTTAAGTCCGAACCCGCCACCGTCAACGTGGCAGACGTTCCCAGCCCTGCGGCCACCCCGCCTGCAACCGTGACGGTCCCGGGCGGCGAGGCCGAAGCCGGCAAGCCCGTCAAGGTTGTTGCCTACATCGACTTCATCTGCCCCGTGTGCAAGCGGTTCGAGACCACTTACGGAGAGTCCCTGACCAATCTCCGCAATGAAGGCAAGATCTCCCTCGAATACCGTCCCCTCGGCTTCCTGGACCGGCAGTCCACCACCAACTACTCCTCCCGCGCAGCCAACGCTGCTGCGTGCGTAGTGAACTCATCCCCGGAAAAGTACGCGGACTTCTTCAACTTGCTCTTTGAACGCCAGCCGGCTGAAGGCGGAGCGGGCATTTCCGACAACGACCTGAAGAAGATGGCCACCGAAGTTGGTGCAGCCAACATCGACACCTGCGTTGACAGCAAGCAGTTCCGTCCGTGGGTGAAGGTTGCCACGCAGGAGGCTGCGGCGATCGGTATCACCGGCACGCCCACCGTGTTCATCGACGGCAAGCAGTGGGACGGCAGCACCGACCTGAACGCCGAGATCCAGACGGCAATCACCGCCAAGGGCTAGCCCGGGAATGTACGACGGCGGCCGGTCACCCTTTGTTTTCGGGTGGCCGGCCGCTGTTGTTCCGGCGAATTTCGTTGACGGGGATGGTCTGGGCTAACCTTATCTAGCGCTCTTTCGCGCTTTGCTCCGGGTATCCGGAGCACGCCTCCTTAGCTCAGTTGGCCAGAGCACCGCTCTTGTAAAGCGGGGGTCGTCGGTTCGAATCCGACAGGGGGCTCCACTAACCCCTCCATTCCGGCGATTTTGCCCGGAACGGAGGGGTTTTTTCGTGTCGTATGACTTGCGGCGCCGTTGCCTTCTCTGAAGACTGGGCACCGAGCACGGGCCGAGGGGCCGTGGAGCATTAACTGTTGGGGGGCCGAAAATGCTGGGTCAGAGAATGTATGCGTGGCGTCGCCCCTTGTGGCCGGTCACCTTGGCCATTGTCGTGGCCGACATTGTGGTGTGGTTCCTGCTGATCAACGGTGTCACAGGCGGCGACCCGGCCCTCGGCAATGTCGCGTTTGTGGTGACGATTGGGTGGCTTGTGCTGGGGCAGTCCATCGGCCCGAAGCTCCGGGCCCGGAGGGGCGGGCCCCAAGGCGCCAAGACTGAACGGGCAGACCTCGGACGTGACCACTGACTCCTGAGCCCATCTGGAGAGGCCGGCTAAGGCGACATAGCGCGGGCGGAGGGACCGCTGCGGAATTCAGGTCTGCGGCTTAGCGCCCGTTGAGGGCTGACTGCGTGAACTGGTAGAAGAGTTCTGGGTCGCCTTCGTCCAGTCCGAAGACCATTCCCGCGGAGACCCATCCGCGGCGTGCGAGTAGGCGCTGCAGGCTCAACCACCGTATAGCCGACCTGGGACCGTCCTTGGTGGCTACCCTGACCGAACCGGACTCGAGCCATCTACGGAGTTCCCGTTGCCGGTCTGGATCCTGCTGTGCGACCTGGTCGAGAGCAACCAGGTCGTCGAGCTGATCGGCGTTCCCGTCCCCAATGATTTTCATG
This genomic window contains:
- a CDS encoding trehalose-6-phosphate synthase, with amino-acid sequence MQDLASEKLKTEDGVRASPVKKPTATKFDFMVVSNRLPVDRISDDNEESGWRRSPGGLVTALAPMMTKSDGAWVGWHGAPDETVRPFSHEGMDLIPVQLSSDDVELFYEGFSNATIWPLYHDVIAPPEFHRTWWDSYRKVNRKFADAVARHAADGATVWVQDYQLQLVPRLLREARPDLKIGFFNHIPFPPPEIFAQLPWRREIIDGLLGADLLGFQRPSDAGNFMRSARRFLGASVKQQQVHVKGPDGEVTHIARAQAFPISIDVAQIRELAANPEIIERAKQIRKDLGNPKTILLGVDRLDYTKGIRHRLKAFEELLADGHIKVEDATLIQVASPSRERVEQYRLLREEIEGTVGHINGTYDTIQNTAVRYLHHSYPVEEMVALYLAADVMLVTALRDGMNLVAKEYVTARSEDDGALVLSEFAGAADQLKQALLINPHDIDGLKSTVLRAINMPAKEARRRMKLMRKQILDHDVDHWSAEFLAALEEKVVRDDS
- the otsB gene encoding trehalose-phosphatase is translated as MTAENLSLPPELLEAIRNIADTEHLLVALDFDGTLSPIVDRAEDARPLPRSAAALEALAELPRTTTALISGRALDSLRLVASPPANTLLIGSHGAEVWLGEGSLGLELDDEQRTKLAAVREVLAEIVNIAPGTLLEDKPAGVVLHTRMADDDVAEDAVEAATRVLREHPGVYLKTGKRVLETSVVHASKGEAVEFLRQATGATAILFAGDDVTDEDALGRLLGDDVGIKVGLDFTQAQYRVEAPVHVAELLEALLKERRRVTAEA
- a CDS encoding thioredoxin domain-containing protein codes for the protein MSPANEPRLSKAERTAQARERAREIREAQLKKDKRSKLLVGWGIVVAVVVIIAVVAFVVIGQAQNNAPIADQGPTPANGNVHGGVTLLANSEVVKSEPATVNVADVPSPAATPPATVTVPGGEAEAGKPVKVVAYIDFICPVCKRFETTYGESLTNLRNEGKISLEYRPLGFLDRQSTTNYSSRAANAAACVVNSSPEKYADFFNLLFERQPAEGGAGISDNDLKKMATEVGAANIDTCVDSKQFRPWVKVATQEAAAIGITGTPTVFIDGKQWDGSTDLNAEIQTAITAKG